Sequence from the Deinococcus radiopugnans ATCC 19172 genome:
CCCGCACGCCGCTGGCCGACTTCCTGACGCTGCCCGGCTACGAGCAGCTGGCCTGACGCCATGACCGACACCTCTCCCCCCAACACCCGCCAGAAGACGGGCCGCGCCCGCACCGGCGAGGCGGGCAGCGTCCGCACGCTGGAACGCGGCCTGACCGTGCTGACCTCGCTGGCCGAACTGGGTCAGGCGTCGCTGACGCAGGTGGCCAAGGCGGCAGGCCTGTCGGCCAGCACCACCTATCGCCTGCTGGAAACGCTGCGCCAGAGCGGCTTCGTGGAGTGGGAGGAGCGCAGCGGGCTGTTCAGCGTGGGGGTGCGGGCCTACCAGGTGGGCGCGGCCTTCGCCGGGCGCAACACCCTGATGGGCGCGGCCCAGACCGAGATGCAGGCGCTGGTCGACGATCTGGGCGAGACCGCCAACCTGGCCGTGCTGCGCGGGGGCGAGGCGGTGTACATCCATCAGGTGGAGGGCCGTCAGCTGGTGCGGATGTTCGCGCAACTGGGCGCGGGCACGCCGCTGAACTGTTCGGGCGTGGGCAAGGTGCTGCTGGCGTGGCACAGCGACGACGAGGTGGCCGGGCGTCTGGGCGAGCCGCCCTACCCGGCCTTCACGCCCAACTCGATCACGACGCTGGGCGCCTACCTGAAAGAACTTCAGAACGTGCGGACACAGGGCTACGCGCTGGACGACGAGGAACGCGAGATCGGCGTGCGCTGCATGGCGACGCCGCTGCGCGACCACACCCGACAGGTGGTGGCCTCGCTCAGCGTGTCCGCGCCGACTTCCCGCTTCGACAAGTCGCAGGTGCCGGCGTTCTACGAGCGCATGAACGCGGCCTCGCGGGCCATCTCGGCGCGGCTGGGCTGGACGCCATAATTCACAGCCTGAAGGCGTCCATGTCGGTGTGGACGCCTCTTTTTGCACACCGATAGATAGATGGCTAAGTAACTTCTGGAGGTTCACCATGAGTCCATCCCCACTTCAACTCAGGCCCGACGCGCAGACGCTGGTGGCTGAATTGCACCGCCAGCTCAGACCGCGCTGGGAGGTGCTGGACGACGCGACCCAGCCCGCGCCCGCCACGCCCCCGGACTATCAGGCCGCCGCGCTGCCCGACAACCTCAGGGGCCGCCGGGTGGAGCTGATCGTGGAAGCCTCCGACACCGACGCGCTCAGGGCGGCGCTGAACTCGGACGCGGACGCGCTGGTGCTGGATTTCGACGACACCTTTGCGCCCACGCGCGCCAATGTGGCAACGGCTTACGCGGCGGTGGAAACGGCGGCGAGCAGCGACAAGACCATCCTGGCCCGGCCCCGCGCGCTGTACGCGGTGGAGGAAAACTTAGATTTCGGTGGCCTCGCCATCGCCGCCCTGTGTGATCTGGGGGTGATTCTGGCCGCGCGGCCCGAACAGCCCATGCACCTCTACATTCCCAAGCTGGAAACGGTGGAGGAGGCGGGGCTGTGGGAGGACGCGCTGGCGCTGGCCGAAGACCATCTGGGCCTGGAGAAAAACGCCATCAAGGTCTGCGTGCAGATCGAGACCTACGCCGCGTGCCTGCACGCCGACGCGCTGCTGCACGCGCTGCGCGGGCGGGCCTTCGGGCTGAACGCCGGGCGCTGGGACTACGTGTTCAGCCTGACCAAGCGGGTGGGCACAGGCCGGGGGGCCATGCCGCCGCGCCATGACCTGACGATGGACGTGGACGCCATGCGCGCCTACGCCGAGGCGCTGGT
This genomic interval carries:
- a CDS encoding IclR family transcriptional regulator, whose translation is MTDTSPPNTRQKTGRARTGEAGSVRTLERGLTVLTSLAELGQASLTQVAKAAGLSASTTYRLLETLRQSGFVEWEERSGLFSVGVRAYQVGAAFAGRNTLMGAAQTEMQALVDDLGETANLAVLRGGEAVYIHQVEGRQLVRMFAQLGAGTPLNCSGVGKVLLAWHSDDEVAGRLGEPPYPAFTPNSITTLGAYLKELQNVRTQGYALDDEEREIGVRCMATPLRDHTRQVVASLSVSAPTSRFDKSQVPAFYERMNAASRAISARLGWTP
- a CDS encoding malate synthase A; this translates as MSPSPLQLRPDAQTLVAELHRQLRPRWEVLDDATQPAPATPPDYQAAALPDNLRGRRVELIVEASDTDALRAALNSDADALVLDFDDTFAPTRANVATAYAAVETAASSDKTILARPRALYAVEENLDFGGLAIAALCDLGVILAARPEQPMHLYIPKLETVEEAGLWEDALALAEDHLGLEKNAIKVCVQIETYAACLHADALLHALRGRAFGLNAGRWDYVFSLTKRVGTGRGAMPPRHDLTMDVDAMRAYAEALVRVCQTRGAQAIGGSAAVAPDAANPQPALDAVRADKQREAAQGFVAAWAGLPLLLDAVRGAFEGEASQPLPAETAERTHERLLALPAPRPLPLNVVQDSIGLALAVFEAWYDGRGVVVRGGRIEDTATAELARAQLWQWVGCRAELEGGDTFTADRYLSERRALAADNTPQARLLDHLVLAPVCPEYFPRAAQLLNQQPLQPQEATV